A single window of Tautonia marina DNA harbors:
- the recN gene encoding DNA repair protein RecN — MPDSIGGEDNRRSLAVLRELSVQNLALIEDARVELREGYCAWTGETGAGKSLLLTALGLVLGGKASAELVRDGKDEARAAAVFDLSADDELRAEVEGILGGPIDDDQLIVTRRIGENGRSSAHANGLPVPVATLKRLAPRLIDVHGQHETQTLLDPDRQRSLLDAYGGLERVVAAYQEARSTHEAIRKRRLALIDAADRRRRERELLEFERDELASAEPKPGEYDDLNREARRLAGAESIREAAAEGFALLYEADRSAQAMIGKVARRLEPLGEAVPELGEAAATLGRLADEAREVAYMLRDLADESGEDPGRLEQLEARLALYRKLSQRFRCEPDGLAARWDEVEDQLATIERDEADLQQLDAPLAEAWAVLREAAEELTEARRKTSQAFAKAVQGHLKDLSLGQAKLQVQVEALPMGDDPTATAPPDGGADRVEIRFAPNPGEPPRPLRKIASGGELSRLTLAIKTVLAGVDRVPTLVFDEIDTGVGGRLGAVLGKKLAALSEHHQLICVTHLPQMASYAMHQWVIRKQTTRGRTRTTIEQLIDHDRIDELAAMLRGDSAAESTKQEALAMLAEAQAVGAR, encoded by the coding sequence ATGCCGGACTCGATCGGTGGTGAGGACAACCGGAGGTCGCTCGCCGTGCTCCGAGAACTGTCGGTCCAGAATCTGGCGTTGATCGAGGATGCCCGGGTCGAACTGCGAGAGGGCTACTGTGCCTGGACCGGCGAGACCGGGGCGGGTAAGAGTCTCTTGCTGACGGCCCTGGGCCTGGTGCTCGGCGGCAAGGCCTCGGCCGAGCTGGTCCGAGACGGTAAGGATGAGGCCCGCGCGGCGGCCGTCTTCGACCTGTCGGCCGATGACGAGCTGAGGGCTGAGGTCGAGGGGATCCTCGGCGGACCGATCGATGATGACCAGTTGATCGTGACCCGTCGGATCGGGGAGAACGGTCGAAGCTCGGCCCATGCCAATGGCTTGCCGGTGCCGGTGGCGACCCTGAAACGGCTTGCTCCTCGCCTGATTGACGTGCACGGGCAGCACGAGACGCAGACCCTGCTCGATCCCGACCGCCAGCGGAGTCTGCTCGATGCCTACGGAGGGCTGGAGCGCGTGGTGGCGGCGTATCAGGAGGCTCGCTCGACGCATGAAGCAATCCGCAAGCGTCGTCTGGCCCTGATCGACGCGGCGGATCGTCGCCGACGCGAACGGGAACTGCTGGAGTTCGAGCGAGATGAGCTGGCCTCGGCCGAGCCGAAGCCCGGCGAGTACGACGACTTGAACCGAGAGGCCCGCCGGTTGGCTGGGGCCGAGTCGATCCGGGAGGCCGCGGCCGAGGGATTCGCCCTGCTGTACGAGGCGGACCGATCGGCTCAGGCAATGATCGGCAAGGTGGCTCGTCGGCTGGAACCGCTGGGAGAGGCTGTGCCCGAACTGGGCGAGGCCGCCGCGACGCTTGGCCGACTGGCCGATGAGGCGAGGGAAGTGGCCTACATGCTCCGCGACCTGGCCGACGAGTCGGGCGAGGATCCGGGGCGTCTCGAACAGCTCGAAGCCAGGTTGGCATTGTATCGCAAGCTCAGTCAGCGGTTCCGTTGCGAGCCGGATGGCCTGGCCGCGCGATGGGATGAGGTCGAGGATCAACTGGCCACCATCGAGCGGGACGAGGCCGACTTGCAGCAACTGGATGCTCCGCTGGCCGAGGCCTGGGCCGTGCTTCGGGAGGCGGCTGAGGAGCTGACCGAGGCTCGCCGCAAGACAAGCCAGGCGTTTGCCAAGGCGGTTCAAGGGCACTTGAAAGACCTGAGCCTCGGACAGGCCAAGCTTCAAGTGCAGGTTGAGGCGCTGCCGATGGGAGACGATCCGACCGCCACGGCGCCGCCGGATGGGGGGGCCGATCGGGTCGAGATTCGCTTCGCTCCGAACCCGGGAGAACCGCCGAGACCCTTGCGAAAGATCGCCTCGGGAGGGGAGCTGTCTCGCCTGACGCTGGCGATCAAGACGGTTCTGGCCGGGGTCGATCGGGTGCCGACGCTCGTCTTTGACGAGATCGATACGGGGGTCGGCGGCCGGCTCGGAGCGGTGCTTGGGAAGAAGCTGGCGGCATTATCGGAACATCATCAGTTGATTTGTGTCACTCACTTGCCTCAGATGGCCAGTTATGCGATGCACCAGTGGGTCATTCGCAAGCAGACGACGAGGGGACGAACCCGAACGACGATTGAACAACTGATTGATCATGATCGGATTGATGAGCTGGCCGCGATGCTCCGGGGAGATTCGGCTGCGGAATCGACCAAGCAGGAGGCATTGGCCATGCTCGCCGAGGCCCAGGCTGTGGGGGCTCGCTGA
- a CDS encoding alpha/beta hydrolase, with translation MAFATIQYFSQALRKASAFNIVFPDDPRIDRPWSVFYLLHGLSDDHTIWMRRTSIERYVAGLPMAVVMPDGGRGWYSNAVEGAAYEDDLLELVSFVDRTFPVKAERSGRAIGGLSMGGYGAVKVGVKHHDRFASVNSHSGALGFVHGIGEGRALSPEFGRIFGPDPSGGPEDPFTLVEQIDHGILPKLRIDCGTEDFLLDQNRAFHTHLNDLQIPHEYEEFPGGHDWAYWDAHVQEAVEFHARNLGLR, from the coding sequence ATGGCGTTTGCCACGATCCAGTATTTCAGCCAGGCCTTGCGCAAGGCATCGGCGTTCAACATCGTCTTTCCGGACGATCCGAGGATCGACCGCCCCTGGTCGGTGTTCTATCTGCTGCACGGCCTTTCGGATGATCATACGATCTGGATGCGTCGGACCAGCATCGAACGCTATGTTGCTGGGTTGCCGATGGCCGTCGTCATGCCCGATGGCGGTCGTGGCTGGTACTCCAACGCAGTCGAGGGCGCGGCGTACGAGGATGATCTGCTGGAACTCGTGTCGTTCGTCGATCGTACGTTTCCAGTGAAGGCCGAACGCTCGGGACGGGCGATTGGCGGCCTCTCGATGGGAGGATACGGCGCAGTGAAGGTCGGGGTGAAGCATCACGACCGATTTGCCAGCGTCAACTCCCATTCCGGGGCCCTCGGTTTTGTTCATGGGATTGGTGAAGGGAGAGCGTTGAGCCCCGAGTTTGGCCGGATCTTCGGGCCTGATCCCTCGGGGGGACCGGAGGATCCCTTTACCCTGGTCGAGCAAATCGATCACGGAATCTTGCCGAAGCTGCGGATCGATTGCGGGACCGAAGACTTCCTGCTCGATCAGAACCGAGCCTTTCACACACATCTGAACGACTTGCAGATCCCGCACGAATATGAGGAATTCCCCGGCGGTCATGACTGGGCATACTGGGATGCCCACGTCCAGGAGGCCGTGGAGTTCCATGCCCGGAACCTGGGGTTGCGCTGA
- the metG gene encoding methionine--tRNA ligase subunit beta — protein MPVVDSLATEAQPIESTMADPITYDQFAKLDLRIAKVLEARPHPNADKLLLLQVDLGDEQKQIVAGIKQHYAPEDLVGRLIVVVNNLEPAMLRGESSNGMLLAASSGDKVVLLTPADPECLPGSKVK, from the coding sequence ATGCCGGTGGTCGATTCTCTGGCCACCGAGGCGCAGCCAATCGAGTCGACGATGGCCGATCCGATCACTTACGACCAGTTTGCCAAGCTCGACCTCCGCATTGCCAAGGTGCTGGAGGCTCGTCCCCATCCGAATGCCGACAAGCTCTTGCTGTTGCAGGTGGACCTCGGCGACGAGCAGAAGCAGATCGTCGCGGGCATTAAACAGCACTACGCTCCCGAAGACCTTGTCGGTCGTTTGATCGTGGTGGTCAACAATCTGGAACCGGCCATGCTCCGGGGAGAGTCGTCGAACGGCATGTTGCTTGCGGCCAGTTCGGGCGATAAGGTCGTGCTGCTGACCCCGGCCGATCCCGAGTGCCTGCCGGGTTCGAAAGTCAAATAG
- a CDS encoding DUF962 domain-containing protein codes for MPSFMPSVSGSPRMARLIEKYRQDHSHPINHVLHVGVGWPMVAAAILLLPFRPLWSLGLFLGGYAFMFAGHFLFERNLPTILTRPSTPFVIAWAVIRDLGRGLARLVSPR; via the coding sequence ATGCCGTCGTTCATGCCCTCGGTGTCTGGTTCCCCCAGGATGGCCCGGCTGATCGAAAAGTATCGCCAAGATCATTCCCACCCGATCAACCATGTGTTGCATGTCGGAGTGGGCTGGCCGATGGTCGCGGCGGCAATCCTTCTGCTCCCATTCCGCCCCCTCTGGTCGCTGGGCCTTTTTCTTGGCGGTTATGCGTTCATGTTCGCAGGTCATTTCCTGTTCGAGCGCAATTTACCGACGATTCTGACCCGTCCCAGCACGCCGTTTGTCATCGCCTGGGCGGTGATCCGAGATCTGGGTCGAGGGCTTGCCCGGCTGGTCTCCCCTCGATAA
- a CDS encoding multiheme c-type cytochrome, giving the protein MTDSRSPWRAVASVLVGAAILVYVGCSSNNAPETPDIKPVPAPPDDDLAEDAQDDDRPADAVLLVSGQQNGYLEPCGCTDGQTGGLGRRADLMNQLREQGQDLVPIDLGSIIADPAGSRAGPDQIRIKQGIGLEALARLGYQALALSPDDLEIGMGEFLGQYLNVPDAPPLVATNIQPAEGLEETFRASIRVEAGGLSLGILAVVDPRAISALADPEQDFYIQRVLDPMESIQVALPSLQSETDVQILMVQGPSDLARSLAEAFPEVEIVVGKSEFELAPARPERLHDGSTTLVLVGKKGQQVGLLDLFADTPGRPRYRRVRLDSRYDDVEPIRSLLGEEYLNRLAQNEVVENYPRRPHPSGARFVGAETCKNCHPNTYQKWSTTKHAYALAAIESGHRGNRTMDAECVSCHTTGFEFDSGFVNAATTPHLSNQQCENCHGPGSLHVTDPMNWEYRSQMVLTREEAEQTLCIRCHDSDNDPHWDFSKRWPMVAHPKLDRYDDPKVREGLDPSTLPTPSGRDDAEAGD; this is encoded by the coding sequence ATGACTGACAGTCGGAGCCCCTGGAGGGCGGTGGCCTCGGTCCTGGTCGGGGCGGCCATCCTGGTCTATGTCGGCTGTTCCTCGAACAATGCTCCTGAGACTCCCGACATCAAACCGGTTCCAGCTCCTCCGGATGACGACCTGGCCGAAGATGCGCAGGATGACGACCGACCGGCCGACGCGGTGCTGCTTGTCTCCGGCCAGCAAAACGGCTACCTCGAACCCTGCGGCTGCACCGACGGCCAGACGGGCGGCCTGGGACGACGGGCCGACCTGATGAACCAGCTCCGTGAGCAGGGCCAGGACCTCGTCCCCATCGACCTCGGAAGCATCATTGCCGATCCGGCGGGCTCTCGGGCGGGGCCCGACCAGATCCGCATCAAGCAGGGAATCGGACTCGAAGCGCTCGCCCGCCTCGGCTACCAGGCGCTTGCCCTGAGTCCCGACGACCTCGAAATTGGCATGGGCGAATTCCTCGGTCAGTATCTCAACGTTCCGGATGCTCCTCCCCTCGTGGCCACCAACATTCAACCGGCCGAGGGGCTTGAGGAGACCTTTCGCGCGTCGATTCGGGTCGAGGCCGGGGGCCTTTCTCTGGGCATTCTTGCCGTGGTCGACCCTCGCGCAATCTCGGCCCTGGCCGATCCGGAGCAGGACTTTTACATCCAGCGCGTCCTCGACCCGATGGAGTCGATCCAGGTTGCTCTGCCCTCGCTCCAGTCGGAAACCGATGTGCAGATCCTCATGGTTCAAGGCCCGAGTGATCTGGCCCGATCGCTGGCCGAGGCCTTTCCCGAGGTCGAGATCGTCGTGGGCAAATCGGAGTTCGAGTTGGCTCCTGCCCGTCCCGAGCGGTTGCACGATGGCTCGACAACTCTGGTCCTGGTCGGCAAGAAGGGCCAGCAAGTGGGCTTGCTCGACCTGTTTGCAGACACTCCCGGCCGCCCTCGATACCGTCGGGTTCGTCTCGACTCCCGCTACGACGATGTCGAGCCGATCCGTTCCTTGCTCGGGGAGGAGTACCTGAACCGCTTGGCCCAGAACGAGGTGGTGGAAAACTACCCGCGCCGTCCTCATCCCTCGGGAGCCCGCTTCGTCGGCGCGGAGACCTGCAAAAACTGCCATCCGAACACCTATCAAAAGTGGTCCACCACCAAACATGCCTATGCCTTGGCTGCCATCGAGTCGGGGCATCGCGGCAATCGGACCATGGACGCCGAATGCGTCAGTTGCCACACCACCGGGTTCGAGTTCGACTCGGGGTTCGTCAACGCCGCGACCACTCCTCACCTGAGCAATCAGCAGTGCGAGAACTGCCACGGCCCCGGCTCGCTGCACGTGACCGACCCGATGAACTGGGAGTACCGTTCCCAGATGGTCCTGACTCGCGAAGAAGCCGAGCAGACGCTTTGCATTCGCTGCCACGACAGCGACAACGACCCTCACTGGGATTTCTCGAAGCGATGGCCGATGGTCGCCCACCCCAAGCTTGACCGCTACGACGATCCGAAGGTCCGAGAAGGGCTCGACCCCAGCACGCTGCCGACCCCTTCCGGGCGGGACGATGCCGAGGCGGGGGATTGA
- a CDS encoding DUF1573 domain-containing protein, which produces MIRWIILAVLIVVVAAAIPLAVSYLPADVAGPVPSARFDEETGPPPVLVFDDEPTHDFGLMSEQDRGSRAWTLRNEGEGTLQLRFIDKPCTCTGVTVGEEKQSLTEGGTVEIEPGEEVELAVAWETRDKIGQFSTYARFATNDYEHHPTLSFMVKGVITPAVVVDPPRLDFPSVPSDEETSLSTIVFSPTYPELTIEPNPASSRPGVIDAEVRTLTEEELEAFNAARLESIVGHSHGPGSPPSDHDHDEELPPVTSAYRVTVLLKPGLPLGRFADLITLKTDHPIRPEVELPISGQIVGPIAAMPERLYVPGVDRSQGRTVTVMLNVRNHDQTTFTVRVPDSLQGIVEGTVEPVSEVNASEQFRQYRLQVSVPPGAKPGIHKGVLILETDHPQAEEVKVPVEVLVRGG; this is translated from the coding sequence ATGATCCGCTGGATCATCCTGGCCGTGCTGATTGTTGTCGTGGCGGCGGCCATTCCGTTGGCTGTCAGCTACCTGCCGGCCGACGTGGCCGGGCCGGTCCCCTCGGCTCGGTTCGACGAAGAAACCGGACCGCCTCCCGTGCTGGTCTTCGATGACGAGCCAACCCATGATTTTGGGTTGATGAGCGAGCAGGATCGGGGCTCCCGCGCCTGGACCCTTCGCAACGAGGGGGAGGGAACGCTCCAGCTCCGCTTCATCGATAAACCCTGCACCTGCACCGGGGTGACGGTCGGCGAAGAGAAGCAATCGCTGACCGAAGGGGGAACCGTTGAGATCGAACCCGGCGAAGAGGTCGAGCTGGCCGTCGCCTGGGAAACCCGCGACAAGATCGGTCAGTTCAGCACCTATGCGCGGTTCGCCACCAACGATTATGAACATCACCCGACCCTGAGCTTCATGGTCAAGGGAGTCATCACTCCGGCCGTCGTCGTCGACCCGCCCCGGCTCGACTTTCCGTCGGTCCCGAGCGACGAGGAAACCTCCTTGTCGACCATCGTCTTTTCTCCCACCTATCCCGAGCTGACCATCGAGCCGAATCCGGCCAGCTCTCGCCCCGGCGTGATCGACGCCGAGGTACGGACCCTGACCGAAGAGGAGTTGGAGGCCTTCAACGCCGCCCGGCTCGAATCGATTGTCGGCCACTCGCACGGCCCCGGAAGCCCCCCCTCTGACCACGATCACGACGAGGAGCTGCCTCCCGTGACCTCCGCCTATCGGGTCACGGTTCTCCTCAAGCCCGGACTTCCTCTGGGGCGATTCGCGGATCTCATCACCCTCAAGACCGACCACCCGATCCGGCCCGAGGTCGAGTTGCCCATCAGCGGCCAAATTGTCGGACCGATCGCCGCCATGCCCGAACGACTCTACGTGCCGGGCGTCGATCGCTCGCAGGGGCGAACCGTCACGGTCATGCTCAACGTCCGGAACCACGATCAAACCACCTTCACCGTCCGCGTTCCCGACTCGCTTCAGGGGATCGTCGAAGGAACGGTCGAGCCGGTGTCCGAGGTGAACGCCTCGGAGCAATTCCGTCAGTACCGCTTGCAGGTCAGCGTCCCCCCAGGGGCCAAACCCGGCATTCATAAGGGGGTTCTGATCCTGGAAACCGATCACCCTCAGGCCGAGGAAGTGAAGGTTCCCGTCGAGGTCCTGGTGCGAGGCGGCTGA
- a CDS encoding RNA recognition motif domain-containing protein, producing MAKRLYVGNLAYTVNDADLLALFEQYGAVRSAQVLKDRETNRSRGFGFVEMDNDDEADNAISALDGQDHSGRRLTVNEARPRTPGGNGGGGGGYGRGGGGYGGGGGYGGGGGYGGGGGGGYDRY from the coding sequence ATGGCGAAGCGACTCTACGTCGGGAACCTAGCCTACACGGTCAACGATGCGGACCTGCTCGCCCTGTTCGAGCAATATGGTGCGGTCCGCTCCGCGCAGGTTTTGAAAGACCGTGAAACGAACCGGAGCCGCGGCTTCGGCTTTGTTGAAATGGATAACGATGACGAGGCCGACAACGCGATCTCCGCGCTGGACGGTCAGGACCACTCTGGTCGTCGTTTGACGGTGAATGAGGCCCGACCTCGGACGCCTGGCGGCAACGGCGGCGGTGGCGGCGGCTACGGCCGTGGTGGTGGTGGCTACGGCGGTGGCGGCGGCTACGGCGGTGGCGGCGGCTACGGCGGTGGTGGCGGCGGCGGCTACGATCGCTATTGA
- a CDS encoding NifU family protein, translating into MMANPDPSPSIDPLLDLRGRLEAVLDHDVRPDLRADGGDVEVVGIDPDRIVQIRLSGACQGCSSAAIVLAMQIESVVKAQIPEIRFLEPVP; encoded by the coding sequence ATGATGGCAAACCCTGATCCCAGTCCCTCGATCGACCCCCTCCTCGACCTGCGAGGGCGGCTCGAAGCCGTGCTGGACCATGACGTCCGTCCTGATCTCCGGGCCGATGGCGGTGATGTTGAGGTCGTCGGCATCGACCCGGATCGAATTGTGCAAATCCGCCTCTCCGGTGCGTGCCAGGGCTGTTCGTCGGCCGCGATCGTCCTGGCCATGCAAATCGAGTCGGTCGTGAAAGCACAGATTCCCGAAATCCGGTTCCTTGAACCAGTCCCCTGA